The Thomasclavelia ramosa DSM 1402 genome includes a region encoding these proteins:
- the trpS gene encoding tryptophan--tRNA ligase produces MKNIILTGDRPTGRLHLGHYVGSLRRRVELQNSGEFDEIFIMIADSQALTDNADNPEKVRRNILEVALDYLSVGLDPEKTTMFIQSQVPALFEFTAYYMNLVTVSRLQRNPTIKEEIKQRGFETSIPVGFLNYPVSQAADITAFDATCVPVGEDQMPLIEQTKEIVHSFNRIYGDVLVDPKIMLAENEVCQRLPGTDGKAKMSKSIGNCIYLADTSEDVRKKVMSMYTDPNHLKVEDPGTVEGNTVFTYLDCFCKDEYFEKYLPDYKNLDELKEHYRRGGLGDVKIKKFLFNVLEETLNPIRERRAVLQADIAAVMKVLEDGCVKANEKANATLKRAKDAMKINYFDDKDNITEYFK; encoded by the coding sequence ATGAAAAATATTATTTTAACAGGCGATCGTCCAACAGGAAGATTACATTTAGGACATTATGTTGGTTCCCTAAGACGACGAGTGGAATTACAAAACTCAGGAGAATTTGATGAAATTTTTATTATGATTGCTGATTCTCAGGCTTTAACAGATAATGCTGATAACCCTGAAAAAGTCCGACGAAATATTTTAGAGGTTGCTTTAGATTATTTATCAGTTGGTTTAGATCCTGAAAAAACCACAATGTTTATTCAATCTCAAGTACCAGCATTATTTGAGTTTACGGCTTATTATATGAATTTAGTTACAGTTTCAAGATTACAACGTAATCCAACGATCAAGGAGGAAATAAAACAGCGTGGATTCGAAACAAGTATTCCAGTTGGTTTTTTAAATTATCCGGTTTCTCAAGCTGCCGATATCACAGCTTTTGATGCCACTTGTGTTCCTGTTGGTGAAGATCAAATGCCGTTAATTGAGCAGACTAAAGAAATTGTTCACAGTTTTAATCGGATTTATGGTGATGTTTTGGTAGATCCAAAAATTATGTTGGCTGAAAATGAAGTTTGTCAAAGATTGCCGGGAACAGATGGCAAAGCAAAAATGTCAAAGTCAATTGGAAATTGTATTTATCTTGCGGATACTAGTGAAGATGTTCGGAAAAAGGTAATGAGTATGTATACAGATCCAAATCATTTAAAAGTTGAAGATCCGGGAACCGTTGAGGGAAATACAGTGTTTACTTATTTGGATTGTTTTTGCAAAGATGAATATTTTGAAAAATATTTACCTGATTATAAAAATCTTGATGAATTAAAAGAGCATTATCGTCGTGGTGGTTTAGGTGATGTTAAAATAAAAAAATTTTTATTTAATGTTTTAGAAGAAACATTAAATCCAATTAGAGAAAGAAGAGCTGTTTTACAAGCTGATATTGCTGCTGTTATGAAAGTGTTAGAAGATGGTTGTGTTAAAGCTAATGAAAAAGCGAATGCAACACTTAAACGTGCTAAAGATGCAATGAAGATCAATTATTTTGATGATAAGGATAATATTACTGAATATTTTAAATAA
- a CDS encoding HD domain-containing protein, whose translation MRWKNKLNNIAGVNNEGFIEIISNCLNYVDSRLIDHGLRVANMTYRMLEAQNSHEQKYLQDVFMLAMLHDIGAYKTEKIDQMFIFETKNIWQHAIYGYLFIKNFSPLDKLAPAILYHHLDYQKMIYIDDEIKNISQIINLCDRIDVFLQTSNDYSMLKDYLDKESGTRFVENLVTTLYWQVDQVYQFTTNPFSKWQKVTSLNISLSLE comes from the coding sequence ATGCGATGGAAAAATAAGTTGAATAATATTGCAGGAGTAAATAATGAAGGTTTTATTGAAATTATAAGTAATTGTTTGAATTATGTTGATTCGCGATTGATTGATCATGGTTTACGAGTAGCTAATATGACATATCGTATGCTTGAGGCTCAAAATAGTCATGAACAAAAGTACTTGCAAGATGTTTTTATGTTAGCAATGCTACATGATATTGGAGCATATAAGACAGAAAAAATTGATCAAATGTTTATTTTTGAGACAAAAAATATATGGCAACATGCTATTTATGGTTATTTGTTCATAAAGAACTTTTCACCACTAGATAAATTGGCACCTGCTATTCTTTATCATCATCTTGATTATCAAAAAATGATTTATATTGATGACGAAATTAAAAATATCTCTCAGATTATTAATTTGTGTGATCGAATTGATGTATTTTTACAAACTTCAAATGATTATAGCATGCTTAAAGATTACTTAGATAAGGAGTCAGGAACTAGATTTGTAGAAAATTTGGTTACTACTCTTTATTGGCAGGTTGATCAAGTCTATCAATTTACAACTAATCCATTTTCAAAATGGCAAAAAGTAACTAGTTTAAATATTTCGCTTTCATTAGAATAG
- a CDS encoding HD-GYP domain-containing protein, which produces MLVSLIDFRSYFTVTHTITTCTISLELARLLSLSSEQTKKIYYGAMMHDLGKIGIPIEILEYPGQLTQEQMIIMRSHVLKTRELLEEKIDQEILEIACRHHEKLNGSGYPHSLWENQLTQEQRIVAISDIVSALCGKRSYKTSFSKEKTCEILNQMAQAGEIDSMIVAQVIDNYDLIEGKIWKEAAAVLEKYNTIISDLLNRKQELIEAKWLYLVFRYSKTGIVNLKID; this is translated from the coding sequence ATGTTAGTTTCTCTAATTGATTTTCGTAGTTATTTTACAGTTACACATACTATTACCACATGCACGATATCTTTAGAGTTAGCAAGATTATTAAGCTTAAGTTCTGAACAGACAAAAAAGATCTATTATGGTGCAATGATGCACGATCTTGGTAAAATTGGAATTCCAATTGAAATATTAGAATATCCGGGTCAACTGACTCAAGAGCAAATGATAATAATGCGTAGTCATGTTCTTAAAACAAGAGAATTATTAGAAGAAAAAATAGATCAAGAAATTTTAGAAATTGCGTGTCGGCATCATGAAAAACTGAATGGTTCAGGTTATCCGCATAGTTTATGGGAAAACCAGTTGACTCAAGAGCAGCGGATTGTAGCAATAAGTGATATTGTAAGTGCACTATGTGGAAAGCGCAGTTATAAAACTTCTTTTAGTAAAGAAAAGACTTGTGAAATTTTAAATCAAATGGCACAAGCAGGAGAAATAGACTCAATGATCGTTGCTCAAGTAATTGATAACTACGATTTAATCGAGGGAAAAATCTGGAAAGAGGCTGCGGCAGTTTTAGAAAAGTATAATACTATTATTAGTGATCTATTGAACAGAAAACAAGAGTTGATTGAAGCAAAATGGCTATATTTAGTTTTTCGATATTCAAAAACTGGAATTGTCAATTTAAAAATTGATTGA
- a CDS encoding YczE/YyaS/YitT family protein: MAKRLGLYFLGILILGFGIVLNTKTGLGVAAINSVPFGISEMTNLSLGMATTILYIIFVGVQLLIYQKLDFKVLLQIPFSYFMGYVLDFYNNLLNFTVTSLPVALVLLAIAILATALGAYVVVMLDLIPNPADGMVKALSQVIDKEFGKTKLLFDCGMMLVTIITTYCLAGKIIGIGIGTILSAGFIGQIIVIYNRYFTKHLTLIVENSRA; this comes from the coding sequence ATGGCAAAAAGGTTAGGATTATATTTTTTAGGGATATTGATTTTAGGATTTGGAATTGTCTTAAATACAAAAACTGGTTTAGGGGTTGCAGCAATTAATTCAGTTCCATTTGGAATTAGTGAAATGACTAATTTATCATTAGGGATGGCAACAACTATTTTATATATTATTTTTGTTGGAGTGCAATTATTGATTTATCAGAAATTAGATTTTAAAGTTTTATTACAAATTCCATTTTCTTATTTTATGGGATATGTTTTAGATTTTTATAATAACTTATTAAATTTTACAGTTACTTCATTACCTGTTGCATTAGTTCTATTAGCGATTGCTATTTTAGCTACTGCTTTAGGAGCATATGTTGTTGTAATGTTAGATTTAATTCCTAATCCTGCTGATGGTATGGTCAAAGCATTAAGCCAGGTGATTGACAAAGAGTTTGGTAAGACAAAATTATTATTTGATTGTGGAATGATGCTTGTCACAATTATTACTACATACTGTTTGGCGGGGAAAATTATTGGAATTGGGATAGGAACAATATTATCTGCTGGATTTATTGGCCAAATTATTGTGATTTATAATCGTTATTTCACAAAACATTTAACATTGATTGTTGAAAATAGTCGAGCGTGA
- a CDS encoding plasmid pRiA4b ORF-3 family protein, with protein MNGYQLRIDVEGCADPIWRRIKIPAIISFEDLHQLIQTLFGFEDYHLYEFRIKELGIWIPGGETDIENQINDDVEIVDNLERIADYLKKEMVIYYHYDFGDDWQLLITVEQELEGVEHYPVVVEFCGNNLIEDCGGIERYQEIILSRDDLDINFDLEDINSCLSLLGVDEILNNSPLKNEFIEILEQLKELVKKREFTDNQVIKLVSNQTTYWVILKTLEGYVIELFETYNDLLEGFYNLANEGINNAFCNCWTILLSEQELDFDVALDEDNYLAAFRNEAGYIPCLLEVEEARVILELLKEFANGIKEDQNRSESDEIIEIYVEDGKFKESAIFVHEPQIDLNRYDFGYLGEHELETKRENTERLCVDVVCLPMTNTDKTNELNVYAVIAGESDYLIKEVDFPSLQIIGEALIDGLLEYANRYGKPQRIVVNNLNVLFLVLNFISQYDIDYFEDEITLEIEGAIMDAFGLETADEAFNDPFIQELLEQLDGKSEEEIEEKINEILANMELLN; from the coding sequence ATGAATGGATATCAATTGAGGATAGATGTGGAGGGGTGTGCGGATCCTATATGGCGGCGTATTAAAATACCTGCAATAATTAGTTTTGAAGATCTGCATCAGTTAATCCAAACTTTATTTGGTTTTGAAGATTATCATCTATATGAATTTAGGATCAAGGAATTAGGGATCTGGATTCCTGGTGGTGAAACAGATATTGAAAATCAGATAAATGATGACGTTGAGATAGTTGATAATCTTGAACGGATTGCGGATTATTTAAAAAAAGAAATGGTAATTTACTACCATTATGACTTTGGTGATGATTGGCAACTTTTAATTACGGTTGAACAAGAGTTAGAGGGCGTTGAGCACTATCCTGTTGTAGTTGAATTTTGTGGTAATAATTTGATAGAGGATTGTGGGGGAATTGAACGTTATCAAGAAATTATATTAAGTCGAGATGATCTGGATATTAATTTTGATCTAGAAGATATTAATAGTTGTTTATCATTGTTAGGGGTTGATGAAATATTAAATAATAGCCCGTTAAAAAATGAGTTTATTGAAATTTTAGAGCAGTTAAAAGAATTAGTGAAGAAACGTGAGTTTACTGATAATCAAGTGATTAAACTAGTATCTAACCAAACTACATATTGGGTTATTTTAAAAACATTAGAAGGTTATGTGATTGAATTATTTGAAACTTATAATGATCTTTTAGAGGGTTTTTATAATCTTGCTAATGAAGGAATAAATAATGCATTTTGCAACTGCTGGACTATTTTATTATCTGAACAGGAACTTGATTTTGATGTGGCATTAGATGAGGATAACTATTTGGCTGCTTTTCGTAATGAAGCGGGATATATTCCATGCTTATTAGAAGTTGAGGAAGCAAGGGTAATTTTAGAATTATTAAAAGAATTTGCAAATGGGATTAAAGAAGATCAAAATCGTAGTGAGTCTGATGAAATTATTGAAATATATGTTGAAGATGGTAAATTTAAGGAGAGTGCTATTTTTGTTCATGAACCACAAATTGACTTAAATCGCTATGATTTTGGCTATTTAGGTGAACATGAGCTTGAAACTAAGCGTGAAAATACAGAACGTTTATGTGTTGATGTTGTCTGTTTACCAATGACTAATACAGATAAAACCAATGAGTTAAATGTTTATGCCGTAATTGCCGGAGAAAGCGATTATTTAATTAAAGAAGTTGATTTTCCTAGTTTACAAATTATTGGTGAAGCTTTAATTGATGGATTGCTTGAATATGCTAATCGTTATGGTAAACCACAACGAATCGTAGTAAATAATTTAAATGTTCTTTTCTTAGTCTTGAATTTTATTAGTCAATATGATATTGATTATTTTGAAGATGAGATAACGCTAGAAATTGAAGGGGCGATAATGGATGCTTTTGGCCTTGAAACTGCTGATGAGGCATTTAATGATCCTTTTATTCAAGAATTGTTGGAGCAGTTAGATGGTAAAAGTGAAGAAGAAATTGAAGAAAAAATAAATGAGATATTAGCTAATATGGAGCTGCTAAACTAA
- a CDS encoding FprA family A-type flavoprotein, whose product MNCIREVNENVYWIGGNDRRLSLFENIFPIPRGISYNAYVVLDEKTILLDTVDWSIGHLFFDNLETALQGRSLDYIVINHMEPDHCACLKEVINRYPEVVIVGNAKTFTMIDQFFGIEINKLVVKENDTLTTGKHTFTFVMAPLVHWPEVMVTYDSYDKTLYSADAFGTFGALDGALFNDEVDFEHEWLDDARRYYANIVGKYGPQVQMLLKKASSLEIATICPLHGPVWRNNIDYIVSKYDCWSKYEPEEKGVVLAYGSIYGNTENVMEIIASKLKQAGVKNVRMYDVSKVHVSNLISEVFHYSHLILAAPTYNSGIFPPMENFLSDMIALSLKKRSVALLENGTWGALCAKHMRTKLETMKDMEIINEPITIKSTLKTEQVDDIDNLVTTIVASIG is encoded by the coding sequence ATGAATTGTATTAGAGAAGTAAATGAGAATGTTTATTGGATTGGCGGGAATGATCGTCGCTTAAGTTTATTTGAAAATATTTTTCCAATTCCAAGGGGAATTTCATATAATGCTTATGTTGTGTTAGATGAAAAGACCATTTTATTAGATACGGTTGATTGGTCGATTGGACACTTATTTTTTGATAATCTTGAAACAGCATTGCAAGGAAGATCATTGGATTATATTGTTATTAATCATATGGAGCCTGATCATTGTGCATGTTTAAAAGAAGTGATAAATCGTTATCCTGAAGTCGTGATTGTAGGAAATGCTAAAACATTTACAATGATTGATCAATTTTTTGGGATTGAGATCAATAAGTTAGTAGTTAAAGAGAATGATACTTTAACTACAGGAAAACACACTTTTACTTTTGTGATGGCACCACTCGTACATTGGCCAGAAGTAATGGTGACATACGATAGTTATGATAAAACATTATATAGTGCTGATGCTTTTGGAACATTTGGAGCATTAGACGGAGCTTTATTTAATGATGAAGTTGATTTTGAACATGAATGGCTTGATGATGCTAGGAGATATTATGCTAATATCGTTGGAAAATATGGACCACAAGTTCAAATGTTATTAAAAAAAGCTAGTAGTTTAGAAATTGCCACAATTTGTCCGCTTCATGGACCTGTATGGCGTAATAATATTGATTACATAGTTAGCAAATATGATTGTTGGTCTAAATATGAACCAGAAGAAAAAGGTGTTGTTTTAGCTTATGGTTCGATCTATGGTAATACTGAAAATGTAATGGAAATAATTGCTTCAAAATTGAAGCAAGCCGGGGTAAAAAATGTTAGAATGTATGACGTATCTAAAGTGCATGTTTCTAATTTAATTAGTGAAGTGTTCCATTATAGTCATTTGATTTTAGCAGCGCCAACATATAATAGTGGAATTTTTCCACCAATGGAAAACTTCCTTAGTGATATGATTGCTTTATCATTAAAGAAAAGAAGTGTAGCGTTATTAGAAAATGGAACATGGGGAGCATTATGCGCAAAACACATGCGTACTAAATTAGAGACGATGAAGGATATGGAAATCATCAACGAACCAATCACAATTAAGTCAACTTTGAAAACTGAGCAAGTGGATGATATTGATAATTTAGTTACTACAATAGTTGCTTCAATTGGATAA
- a CDS encoding DUF3793 family protein, producing the protein MPSTALLFESKLVTFCSPTLLKMKAGNIFNISNEFNELEECLNYYNQLCNQRGIYISIIHENNNSKMIYVYQKEKLNNLFNNHKFRAVLNNYHYPYQDIDSLINWLKIRMNSSEFPHEIGLFLGYPLTDVKGFINGADYKYIGYWKVYSHVPQTLCTFDRYKKCTQELKRRFCQGERIEQLLAHV; encoded by the coding sequence ATGCCATCAACTGCATTATTATTTGAATCTAAACTTGTTACTTTTTGTAGTCCTACTTTATTAAAAATGAAAGCTGGAAATATTTTTAATATTAGCAATGAGTTCAATGAATTAGAAGAGTGTTTAAATTATTACAACCAACTATGCAATCAAAGAGGAATATACATTTCGATTATTCATGAAAATAATAATTCAAAAATGATTTATGTTTATCAAAAAGAAAAATTAAATAACCTTTTTAATAACCATAAATTTAGAGCTGTTCTAAATAATTATCATTACCCTTATCAAGATATCGACAGTCTAATAAATTGGCTAAAGATTAGAATGAATAGTAGTGAATTTCCTCATGAAATCGGTTTGTTTTTGGGGTACCCTTTGACTGATGTTAAAGGGTTTATCAACGGTGCTGATTATAAATATATTGGATATTGGAAAGTATATAGCCATGTTCCCCAAACCCTCTGTACTTTTGACCGATATAAAAAATGCACACAAGAATTAAAAAGACGTTTTTGTCAAGGAGAACGAATTGAACAATTATTAGCCCATGTTTAA
- the pfkB gene encoding 1-phosphofructokinase produces the protein MIYTVTLNPAIDYVIKVDNFETGIVNRTKQENMFFGGKGINVSNVLKTLGEKSTALGFIAGFTGKAIKEGLEAKGLKTDFVEVAGLSRINVKMKSDNETEINGMGPQIKDAQVQALLGKLDNLKDGDILVLSGSIPGSMPDDIYEKIMEYVKSKNVLIVVDATNNLLMNCLKHHPFLIKPNNHELAEIFNVEIKNKEDVVVYAKKLQTMGAKNVLVSMAGDGAVLVDQNNDVHITSAPKGEVKNSVGAGDSMVAGFIYGYIKTNDFKTALKQATATGSATAFSEDLASKEKIDELLKTISEDE, from the coding sequence ATGATATATACAGTAACGTTAAACCCAGCAATTGATTATGTAATTAAAGTAGATAATTTTGAAACCGGAATTGTCAATAGAACAAAACAAGAAAACATGTTTTTTGGTGGTAAAGGAATTAATGTTTCTAACGTTTTAAAAACTTTAGGTGAAAAAAGTACGGCGTTAGGATTTATCGCAGGATTTACTGGCAAAGCAATCAAAGAGGGATTAGAAGCTAAAGGATTAAAAACTGATTTTGTTGAAGTTGCCGGATTATCAAGAATCAACGTGAAGATGAAATCTGATAATGAAACTGAAATTAATGGGATGGGACCACAAATTAAAGATGCACAAGTTCAAGCATTATTAGGTAAGTTAGATAATTTAAAAGATGGTGATATTCTAGTTTTATCTGGAAGTATTCCAGGCAGTATGCCGGATGATATATATGAAAAAATTATGGAATATGTAAAATCAAAAAATGTTTTGATCGTAGTCGATGCAACTAATAATTTATTGATGAACTGTCTAAAGCATCATCCATTTTTGATTAAGCCAAATAATCATGAATTAGCTGAAATTTTTAATGTTGAAATTAAAAATAAAGAAGATGTCGTTGTTTATGCTAAGAAATTACAAACAATGGGAGCTAAAAATGTGTTAGTTTCGATGGCTGGAGATGGAGCAGTATTAGTCGATCAAAATAATGATGTACATATAACATCTGCTCCTAAAGGTGAGGTTAAAAATTCAGTTGGAGCGGGTGATAGTATGGTCGCTGGATTTATTTACGGTTATATTAAGACAAATGATTTCAAAACGGCTTTAAAACAGGCTACAGCTACTGGTAGTGCAACTGCATTCAGTGAAGATTTGGCATCAAAAGAAAAAATAGATGAATTATTAAAAACAATAAGTGAGGATGAATAA
- a CDS encoding PTS fructose transporter subunit IIABC, producing the protein MKITDLLCLQGIDMNGEVANKEEAIDHLVDLMVGTGNISDKLAFKKGILAREAQSTTGIGEGIAIPHAQVAAVKKPGLAVMIVKDGVDYQSLDSQPARLFFMIAAPVDGGNIHLETLARLSGMLMDNDFKENLINASDAVEFLRLIDDKENEIVKVKEETDGTNYEVLAVTACPTGIAHTFMAAESLEAKAKEMNILFKVETNGATGPKNVLTAEEISKARCIIVAADKQVEMSRFDGRPVIITKVADGINKAEELLSQAINGNVEIYHHQGDKVVSSSANEGIWRKLYTQLTDALSKILPIIIGSGALISIASLAASYNLFGIKQIYDSIWLSNSYILGITVNGMIVALFAGFIGQAIASQQGFAVALAGGAAMLLNNMYLQNMPSPGILGAIIAGFIGGYVVILLQKICRKLPECLDGIKPTVIYPIFGVMITGVLSYLISPYVGSLNQTISVFIGSMDIVYKLILGVIVGGMMSVDMGGPVNKIAYLFGIAQIVEGNFDVMAAVMAGGMVPPLAIAISTTFFRNKFTLTERKLGCQNYLKGLMFISEGTIPFVQKDPRLVTLACIVASAVAGGFSMLYNCGIRIPHGGIFVLPLIAHPFRYIVALLAGSLCGAVIYGFFKEIGEE; encoded by the coding sequence ATGAAAATTACAGATTTATTATGTCTGCAGGGAATTGATATGAATGGGGAAGTTGCTAATAAAGAAGAAGCGATCGATCACTTAGTTGATTTAATGGTGGGTACTGGAAATATTAGTGATAAACTAGCCTTTAAAAAAGGTATTTTAGCTCGCGAAGCTCAAAGTACAACGGGAATTGGAGAAGGAATTGCAATCCCGCATGCCCAAGTAGCAGCAGTAAAAAAACCTGGACTAGCAGTAATGATAGTTAAAGATGGTGTGGATTATCAATCATTAGATAGTCAACCAGCACGGTTGTTTTTTATGATTGCAGCACCAGTTGATGGTGGTAACATTCATTTGGAAACATTAGCAAGATTATCCGGGATGTTAATGGATAATGATTTTAAAGAAAACTTAATTAATGCTAGTGATGCAGTGGAATTTTTAAGATTAATTGATGATAAAGAAAATGAAATAGTGAAAGTAAAAGAAGAAACTGACGGTACTAATTATGAAGTTTTAGCAGTTACCGCATGTCCTACTGGAATTGCTCATACTTTTATGGCAGCAGAAAGTTTAGAAGCAAAAGCTAAAGAAATGAACATATTATTTAAAGTAGAGACAAATGGGGCAACAGGGCCTAAAAATGTTCTTACGGCTGAAGAAATCAGTAAGGCACGATGTATTATTGTGGCAGCAGATAAACAAGTGGAGATGTCACGTTTTGATGGTCGGCCTGTAATTATAACTAAAGTAGCTGATGGAATTAATAAAGCAGAGGAGTTATTGTCGCAAGCAATAAATGGTAATGTAGAAATTTATCATCATCAAGGAGATAAAGTGGTTAGTAGTTCTGCCAATGAGGGAATTTGGCGAAAATTATATACCCAATTGACAGATGCTTTAAGTAAAATATTGCCAATCATTATTGGATCGGGTGCATTGATTTCAATTGCTTCATTAGCAGCAAGTTATAATTTATTTGGAATCAAACAAATTTATGATAGTATTTGGCTAAGTAACAGTTATATTCTGGGGATAACCGTTAATGGGATGATCGTTGCTTTATTTGCTGGCTTTATTGGTCAGGCAATTGCAAGTCAGCAGGGATTTGCAGTAGCTCTTGCTGGCGGGGCTGCAATGTTATTAAATAATATGTATCTACAAAATATGCCTAGTCCTGGTATTTTAGGTGCAATCATAGCGGGCTTTATTGGTGGATATGTTGTAATTTTATTACAAAAAATTTGTCGTAAATTGCCAGAATGTTTAGATGGTATAAAGCCAACAGTAATATATCCGATTTTTGGGGTCATGATTACGGGTGTTTTATCATATTTGATTAGTCCTTATGTTGGAAGTCTAAATCAGACTATTAGTGTATTTATTGGTAGTATGGATATTGTTTATAAACTAATTTTAGGAGTTATTGTTGGGGGAATGATGTCTGTTGACATGGGTGGCCCAGTTAATAAAATTGCTTATCTTTTTGGAATAGCTCAAATTGTTGAAGGTAACTTTGATGTTATGGCTGCTGTAATGGCCGGCGGAATGGTACCGCCATTAGCAATTGCAATTAGTACAACTTTCTTTAGAAATAAATTTACATTAACTGAACGTAAACTAGGTTGTCAAAATTACTTAAAAGGCTTAATGTTTATTTCTGAAGGGACAATTCCTTTTGTTCAAAAAGACCCCCGCTTAGTAACATTAGCTTGCATTGTTGCTTCAGCAGTAGCTGGTGGTTTTTCAATGCTTTATAATTGTGGAATTAGAATTCCTCATGGTGGAATCTTTGTATTACCATTAATAGCGCATCCCTTTAGATATATTGTTGCTTTATTAGCAGGAAGTCTTTGTGGAGCTGTTATTTATGGATTCTTTAAAGAAATTGGAGAAGAATGA
- a CDS encoding HAD-IIB family hydrolase: MKYIFFDIDGTLTDNTTGKIVPSAQEALDKLQENGNFVAIATGRAYYKAKNFLKEVGLNNMVCNGGNGLVINHQLVKNAPLDRQKALAVIDEAENLGYGILIAPFDSIDVYSKNTLFLKQAGYRKEPTRYTIDSEINYHNLENIYKIYISIPASEETRLTLKDTLGSLRFEQEYLMFQPDDKKQGIVDMIAMIKGNIDDVVVFGDDYNDLVMFDERFYRIAMGNACDELKAKADYITDRNTSDGIYNACRVHGWIK; this comes from the coding sequence ATGAAATATATATTTTTTGATATCGATGGAACTTTGACGGATAATACAACTGGAAAAATTGTTCCAAGTGCCCAAGAAGCCCTAGATAAATTACAAGAAAATGGTAATTTTGTAGCTATTGCAACGGGACGCGCTTATTATAAAGCTAAAAACTTTCTTAAAGAAGTTGGTTTAAATAATATGGTTTGTAATGGTGGTAATGGTCTTGTCATAAATCATCAGTTAGTAAAAAATGCACCATTGGATCGGCAAAAAGCATTGGCTGTTATTGATGAAGCAGAAAATTTAGGCTATGGAATCCTAATAGCTCCATTTGATAGTATTGATGTATACAGTAAAAATACGTTATTTTTAAAACAAGCAGGTTATCGAAAAGAACCAACACGTTATACAATTGATAGTGAAATAAATTATCATAATTTAGAAAATATTTATAAAATTTATATTTCTATTCCAGCTAGTGAAGAAACACGATTAACATTAAAAGATACGTTAGGTTCATTACGTTTTGAACAAGAATATTTAATGTTTCAGCCAGATGATAAAAAGCAGGGAATAGTTGATATGATTGCGATGATAAAAGGAAATATTGATGATGTTGTAGTATTTGGAGATGATTATAATGATCTTGTTATGTTTGATGAACGTTTCTATCGAATTGCGATGGGTAATGCCTGTGATGAATTAAAAGCTAAAGCGGATTATAT